One genomic region from Populus nigra chromosome 8, ddPopNigr1.1, whole genome shotgun sequence encodes:
- the LOC133701286 gene encoding AP2-like ethylene-responsive transcription factor At1g16060, whose product MGKTSKQSLKNSANTSINPTTKVKRTRKSVPRDSPPQRSSIYRGVTRHRWTGRYEAHLWDKNCWNESQNKKGRQVYLGAYDDEEAAGHAYDLAALKYWGQDTILNFPLSTYEEEFKEMEGHSKEEYIGSLRRKSSGFSRGVSKYRGVARHHHNGRWEARIGRVFGNKYLYLGTYATQEEAATAYDMAAIEYRGLNAVTNFDLSRYVKWLRPNNQNNINNPQQNPNGDANIPIQNLDQKLELDFISHQQSSNVNETEVAPTRPCGAGGSASSALGLLLQSSKFKEMLERTSASDCPLTPPESDRDPPRRSFPDDIQTFFDCQDSSSYTDGDDIIFGDLHSFASPIFHCELDG is encoded by the exons ATGGGAAAAACATCAAAGCAAAGCCTAAAGAACTCTGCAAACACTAGCATTAATCCCACGACCAAGGTGAAGCGGACTAGAAAGAGTGTTCCTCGAGACTCTCCTCCTCAACGCAGCTCCATCTATAGAGGCGTTACAAG GCACCGATGGACCGGACGTTATGAGGCTCATTTGTGGGATAAGAACTGCTGGAATGAGTCACAGAACAAGAAAGGAAGACAAG TGTATTTAG GGGCCTACGATGACGAAGAAGCGGCTGGGCATGCCTATGACTTGGCAGCATTAAAGTACTGGGGACAGGATACTATCCTCAATTTTCCT CTGTCAACTTACGAAGAAGAGTTCAAAGAGATGGAGGGTCATTCGAAAGAAGAATATATTGGATCACTGAGGAg AAAAAGTAGTGGGTTTTCACGCGGTGTGTCCAAATATAGAGGTGTGGCCAG ACACCATCATAATGGAAGATGGGAAGCTCGAATTGGCAGAGTTTTCGGCAACAAGTACCTCTACCTTGGAACATATG CCACTCAAGAAGAAGCAGCAACAGCGTATGACATGGCAGCTATAGAGTACCGTGGACTTAATGCTGTGACAAACTTTGACCTAAGCCGCTACGTCAAATGGCTACGTCCCAAtaaccaaaataatattaataatccTCAACAAAACCCTAATGGTGATGCTAATATTCCTATACAAAACCTTGATCAAAAGCTTGAATTGGATTTCATATCACATCAACAAAGTTCGAATGTTAATGAAACAGAAGTGGCTCCAACTCGGCCTTGTGGTGCTGGTGGCTCGGCGTCCTCTGCATTAGGGCTTCTGTTGCAGTCCTCAAAGTTCAAGGAAATGCTGGAGAGAACATCAGCTTCTGATTGCCCTTTGACACCACCCGAATCCGACCGCGATCCGCCTCGTAGGAGCTTCCCAGATGACATCCAAACCTTCTTCGATTGCCAAGACTCCAGTAGCTACACTGATGGCGATGACATTATTTTTGGAGACCTACATTCATTTGCTTCACCGATTTTTCATTGCGAATTGGATGGGTAG